The DNA window TGATAACTGGAGCTGCCCTCTGTCTTCCTTTGGGTTGAGTTTTTTTCGGTGAAAGCAAACAAGCTATGTAAATTTGAGAATAGCTTTCATTTTGTAAATTACTCGTCATCTGACGGGAAAGTGTATTAGGTTATACAAGTGGAATGTAAGTATATTAATCTCTCGCTCGATTCATCGTTCAAGACCATAATCTTGCTTTCGCTAATCATCGAAATCTTAACAGTTACGTATGTAATATCATGTTTGAGATAATAGCTGTGCAGATTGAGTGCTTGTTGAGTAAGGAGCTCTGCAgcttttgatgcattattaattTGCCTACTGGAATCCACGACTTGGTTAAACATGGTGTTCCATGTCGAGCAAATTGCTTACACAAGCAACTCTGCTTCGCCATCTACCATCTCCGCCGCGACATTAGGTTCGCAGCTGTTAACAGCTCGAGAATTCCCAGACTTTGGCTACCACCAGGTTCGACTGACCATGGTAGTTCACTAATATTGCAGCGCTGTAACTGGAGTCGAACCCCCTAATGAGAACTGCCGTCAAATTAATCCACCACACCTAGCCAGGAACAAGAAAGATTCTGAACAAAGTGGAACTAGGTAAAACTCGGTCGTTTGCATTGATCCAGGGTTTTGTTTAAATAGAGAATACAGCCCGGCTTGGCTCCCACTCTTTTTCAACGCGATTTTTTGCGCTTCTCCCGGAAGGTGAGTAGAGCTTTTGCTCGGGTGTTCACACCACCTCTTTCCTTTGGTTTGCCTTTGTTGGCATTGTTGCTAGTGGGTTTTGTCCCGCTAGCTTCCTTTGATTTGTGGCAGCTATTGTTGTGGTGTGCTATGGAGGAGTTTGGGGCTCTGTTTTGGGGTCCTGTTATTACTCTGTTTTCATCCAGCTTTGGGACTGTAGTTCTGTTCCTTTCCGATGGTTGCAAGGGTTGTTCGTTTGGTAAGCAGGTTGACGACGGAGGTAGGAAGCTGCTAGGGTTTACTTTGGTGTTTTTCCTGTTCAGGCCTCAAAActatgttttgggttgttgggTTACTATGTAGGTCCATTTTTTTGTCTGTGTTTCTTGTATTTGGGTCTTCTCTCATGTAATCTATTGTGTTATAAATAAAGTAAGCctttgttcaaaaaaaagaaaaaaagagaatacagtaaggaaaagaaagaaaatagggagttttaactaaaagctcacggtactgttcactttaacgaaaaatcatattttttacactaaaaaatcaattatggcactattcattttatcctttattttatcattatcgttaaaattcaaaattttctaatatttttcattagttttcctaagaaAATAAACCAGTAATAAAGATTCCAGCCCATGGACGGTTGTACGTCCTCCCTTTGTCtccttgttttattttattaaccTTTTCCTTTCATCCAAGGCAAACTCGAACAAGCAACACACTCTAAAAGGTCTTTCAAaatctttttaaattttgatttaactACACACTTTAAAAAAAGTTAAGATTTTCCAGTGAAATCGATTGATAATATAGAGTCGCTTAGCTTACTGATAATAAGTACATACAAAGTCATTTATCGCATCAATATGAAAATTATTCTTAACACGTTTCTTTACATGTGATAAGTTTTCAAACTTAATACGTAAATAACACAACAAATGAAGTGTAATACGCGTGGCTGTTTGATTTCACACGTAAAATAACCTGTCTTAATACTAAAAAAAAGCTAAGGTTTCGTCCGTGGAGTGCGAATGAGACAAACAAAAGAATCTCCTTTTCATTTGAAAACTTCACTTTCTTCACTCTGTCTATCCATCCATCCGTCCCTATACAACTTTTTCACACGGAGATGAAAAGAAAGAACCTTGAGAGCTACTTGTGAGCGCGAACATTAGTTAACCTCTAACCAAAGTTACACATTAGTAATCAAACTTTCCATTTAAATAAAAGCCATtaacaaatgaaaagaaatataaaccaAACCCATCTGGTAAGGCAAAGCAATTCTCTCTTTGGTGGGTCCCTTTTTCGACCACCATGCATCCTTCCCTTCGCCACTATTAGAAGAACGGATAAGCACTCATTCAAACCGTCTCAAGCATCTTGCTTGCTTATGGTGGATCAATATTTCACTCCAAGAGCAACAAGCCACACTCCATGCCCATGTCCAGAGAGAACTTCCCCAGAAAGCTCCATGAAAGCCACCTTCGTTGATTCAATTATCATTCAACATTACTACTAGTACCCTTCTCCTCTCCTCCTTTGATCATCTGAATTCATTGATCCCATAATATTTCATTTTTTGGTTTGGAAAGATGGATCTTGATGAGTGGGAGTACCTACCAGATGATGCGTTTCTTGATTTCCATGAAGACAGTGAAGAGAAGAGGATTTTCTCGAGCAAACGCTATTCTTCTTCTGATAATTCAAAAAGTGTTTTCAACATGAACTACTTCATAATCCCATCACCCAGTTCTAGGTCAAAAGTCATTCACGAGACACCACCACGACGACTACCGCCAACAACACCGCCACCGGTGTCGCCAGCTTGGATTAATTCAAGTCTTGTTCCCGTTCCAATTCAGCTGGAACTACCTCCAAGCCTTGACAAGGCCCCATCACTCtcacaagaagaacaagaagaagaaaaacaagtcatcaaAGTCTCCCAAGTGGATCAAGACGCACAACTCTCCCAAGTTTACTTCAAGAAAACTTGGGAAAATGAATTTGCCGACATGAAAATATTGGACTCCCCAAAGTCTCCCACCTGCAGATCACCTATGCATCAACAAACTGATAAGTTTCAGTTTGATGACAATTTAGGTCAAGAAATCACCTCTCTAAGGAAGGAAGTTGTTGACAAAAACAGCTTGTTGGAGTCATCAGAAGAGATAaatagcaacaacaacaacaacaacatctGGAAGCTGAGTTTTACAGGAATCGGAGCAATTTGCTCTTTTGGTTTTGCTGCTGCTACCGTTTGTATTATCTTTTTCGGTGCCCATCAGAGGAACAAACAGTATCAGCACAACCAGAATCGCTTCCAGATCTACACTGACGACAACAAGGTCAGCAAATTTAATTAATCTTCTAGCTCCCATCTACTTAATTAGTCCAATTAATTACATAAGTGCTGTTTTAATTTcttcattatttttcttatttttccccATTCTTTGCAaacttattttaaaaattagtaCTCATCCAAAATACTTATTACAATTGTTTTTATCAAATATGACTAGTTTTCGAATACGCGATAACATGTCTAGGTTGCTAGCCATTGAACATGAGTTATGTAATTAATATAAACAAGACAACGAATGATTATAAATTATTGAACTATCTAGCTGGATGCGTATTATTAGTGACCGTTTAACAATTGTCATGTATAACATTTCGttttcatgcatgcatgcatgccacATGATGTTACAGTCTCacacaataatttttttcatgtgGCATCAAAGTGCATTGTTGTAGGTTTATTTGCCCCATTTTGGGATTGTCAATTGTACTAGAGCCGAACCAATATTCTAATCccacttttgttaatttttggatCGATTCAGAGGATTAAGCATGCTGTTCAAGATGCAACCAAATTGAATGAAGCATTTTCAGCAGTTAGAGTATCCCTCCCTAGAGCTCATGTCACATATGGTGGTTACTATAATGGTCTATGAACAGCCGCCTCCCACTCGATGAAATGGAAGTTAATTTACAGTACTGCCTGAGTTTGCTTTTGCACTGTACTCGTAGAAgagatatatttttctttcaagcGTATAAGGTCAATAAATGTGCATTGCATGGGATGCTTGTACAGATTCTGAATCCTTTGTTTGTATAGTAGATTTCCTATTTTGTATTAGTTTGGCCAATTGGCCACATATTATTTGTATCCGTCGAAGATCTATAATAATTCACTTTTCTCATTTCTCTTCCGCTACCTTGAACCTCCTTGCACTACAAGAAAAGTGAGCAACAACTGCCAAGATTACGTATAAAACAATATAAAAGATTCTCGATTCTAGACTGAGCAAGGTTTCTAGCAAGCCAAAAATAGTTGAATCTGTTAGCTGCTACCcaactttaatatatatatatatatatgcaattgTTAACTATTACCATTattttccaagttttttttactATGGGATTCTTtaaattattcaaaattatGGGAAGTAGAATTCAAATTTAGGCGTAAGATACACATTTATAACCAACTAGCATATAACAGCCTGCATCTGGATGGTTTTGTTAAGTTAAATCTTAATTTTTGACAAACTAATCTTTCTTTCTCTATACTCAATTGCTGCTGGAAATACTTGATCTAAATGGAAGCAGCTAAGTGCTTGCCCCTATCAGATTTCTCATATGCAACAACTTGATTGGTAGATATTTTAATAGGCCATGAGGGAGACTTATGGAACACCATACACATTCCAACAAATGAGATTACTGAGTCATGACCCACTTCGTCAGAAAATGTGATGACCTGTGCTTCATTACAAAATTCATGACGTGATGTTTATAGGCCACCTTCAATTATGATCGAGAAATAATTCACAAACGCGAACTGGTTTTGGTTGGAGTGACGTTCAAGGCCTCTCCACCAGAATATAACACCATGTTAAATAATTTGGTCACTtagaattttgtttaattttattgaaTATGACCTTCATCAAGACTCCTCTTCAAGACTTTAGCAACCTCCTGGTGCTGGGAGTTCAACCACGTGTACAGAAAAGGGATGCGGTTCATATGCTTGTATCAAAATCACATCTAATCAGACCTAGCTCCCTAATGAAAATCACTTCTCTAGTAAGGTTAAACTTCACTTACTCCTGACCTCACTTCAAGCTACAATGtgaggtaataatttcaacgtCTCATTATCAATTACTTGCTATGAATAAATTCCAGATagatttcattttttattttttgaaaaagaagactttaatatttcattcattaaaaaatgcaatataaattcatatgatGAAAAACTCGACTCCAAAAGGTTCCATACAAACTAGATTTAAAAATATCACAATAAAGCATCACCATCGAAAATCAATAAGTAAAAATCAAGCATTTGCCATCGGGACCTGCAAGATTACACATatcaataaaattattaaacttCGTGTTATACAGAGATCATGTGAGaacaaaaatctcaaatcaAACGTTGGGACAAGAATGACGATGTTAATGGGCCTAATTGTATCATCTACTCACCACCACGAttccaaaacacaaaaatatatCCTAGATTGATTTCTTGTTCATGAAATCtttgaaagaaataaaagtCACTAGATAAATTGCCTAATTATGAGATCGGCATCGAATACACTCATGAACAAGACAATTAATTAGAGAACCTGATTTTAAACAAGTAATtactatattattattatttgcaaggcaaaaaatcttatattatttaGGGTAATTCTCAGTTTATACCCTGAAGTGTCAtggttttcaaacttttatatATCAATTTTTTTCACCTCAATGTCATACCAAAAGTGAGAATTgtgggacagtttcatacattcGTTAGGTTTCCATGAAAACCTTCGTTAACTTGTGAGGTGGcacccacgtggacaatgactgagCGCTGCGTGTTAATCTGCCtgacattaaaaaataaaaaagattaataaaaaaaaaagtatcatTATTTACTATAGATAAAGGCACAAGTGATGGGAAACATGCATCATAGAAATTCCACAACCCTCCTTTCTTTCTCTCAtgcaccctctctctcttcaataAAATAGGTTACAATACAAATCAATTACTTGTTATTAAGGATGTTGACACTACTATGTTTAATAGTTATAGCGACGAAACAAGGACCGTAGCTTAAAGAAGATTTGTGTCGGCCAAAAAATTGGACGACAAAACCTTCGTCGCCAAAGTGTCATCGCGTAAAGCTCGTGAAGTTAGGATTTGCATGACGAAATTAACATTTGTCTCACTAAGGTTTATGGGACGAAGAACCTTCGTAGCATAATATTTAACATTATGAAGGGCAATTCGTTGCACTAAGTTTTAAGAGATAAAGGAATTCGTGGCGCAATATTGAAcaccacaaaagaaaattcgTCGCACTAAGTTTTGAGAGGCGAATACTTCGTATCGCATCTTTCAAAACCACGAAGGTCATTTCATCACGCATTCTTTAGAACCATGAAATCTGTCGTCGCCCTGAAGTAATGCCTACAAAAGCATTTCCTTGGATAGGTATTTGCACGACGAAATATTTTGTTGTGCAAACATTAGCGCAAGgacaatttttcatttttttgtaatttaaaacTTGTAAGTAATTTGGTGTTAAGaagtttgcgcgacgaattGTTTCCTTTCATTTAGTTTAGTGCGACGAAGTCATTTCGGCATgcaaagatatatatatatatatatatcggcaTGCaaagatttatatatatatatatatatatatattttaattgttttgta is part of the Malus domestica chromosome 12, GDT2T_hap1 genome and encodes:
- the LOC103414843 gene encoding uncharacterized protein, with product MDLDEWEYLPDDAFLDFHEDSEEKRIFSSKRYSSSDNSKSVFNMNYFIIPSPSSRSKVIHETPPRRLPPTTPPPVSPAWINSSLVPVPIQLELPPSLDKAPSLSQEEQEEEKQVIKVSQVDQDAQLSQVYFKKTWENEFADMKILDSPKSPTCRSPMHQQTDKFQFDDNLGQEITSLRKEVVDKNSLLESSEEINSNNNNNNIWKLSFTGIGAICSFGFAAATVCIIFFGAHQRNKQYQHNQNRFQIYTDDNKRIKHAVQDATKLNEAFSAVRVSLPRAHVTYGGYYNGL